The Arachis hypogaea cultivar Tifrunner chromosome 16, arahy.Tifrunner.gnm2.J5K5, whole genome shotgun sequence genome contains a region encoding:
- the LOC112754462 gene encoding uncharacterized protein At1g76660 → MGSEQNRFPQHERRKRWGGCWGAFSCFGSQKGGKRIVPASRIPESNVSATQPNGPQVVGLPNQATGLAPSLLAPPSSPASFTHSALPSTAQSPSCFLSLSANSPGGPSSTMFATGPYAHETQLVSPPVFSNFTTEPSTAPLTPPPELAHLTTPSSPDVPFAHFLSSAVDLKNGAKSNYVTANDLQATYSFYPGSPASSLKSPISRNSGECLSSSFPEREFRPQWDPSLSPENGKYQRTASGRLSGHDTNGVTMASQDTNFFCPATYAQFYLDQNPPFPHTGGRLSVSKDSDVQSTGGNGHQSRHARSPKQDVEEIEAYRASFGFSADEIITTTQYVEISDVTEDSFTMMPFTTGKSTMEESIEHALMKEGIKAQETQVPFQSLKSLRLDASPDIKEARNQITVCQGYKDQISHEHCNSSSGLSTPDNHVVMDDEDIFSKLGSSRISRKYQMGLSCSDAEVDYRRGGSLRERKGKM, encoded by the exons ATGGGGTCCGAGCAAAATCGATTTCCTCAGCATGAAAGG CGAAAGAGATGGGGTGGATGTTGGggtgcattttcatgttttggttcACAGAAAGGCGGCAAGCGCATTGTACCTGCATCTCGCATTCCGGAGAGTAATGTATCAGCCACTCAACCCAATGGCCCTCAAGTTGTGGGGTTGCCCAATCAAGCCACGGGACTCGCTCCTTCTCTTTTAGCTCCGCCTTCATCACCAGCATCGTTCACACATTCTGCCCTTCCTTCAACTGCACAGTCACCTAGTTGTTTCTTGTCATTATCTGCTAATTCACCTGGTGGTCCTTCATCCACAATGTTTGCTACTGGACCATATGCTCATGAAACACAACTGGTTTCTCCTCcagtcttctctaatttcactACTGAGCCATCTACTGCTCCTCTGACTCCGCCACCGGAGTTGGCTCACTTGACAACTCCCTCTTCCCCGGATGTTCCTTTTGCTCATTTTCTATCGTCTGCAGTGGATCTAAAAAATGGTGCTAAAAGTAACTATGTCACAGCAAATGATCTTCAAGCTACTTATTCATTCTACCCTGGAAGTCCTGCCAGTAGCCTTAAATCTCCAATCTCAAGGAACTCTGGTGAGTGTTTATCATCATCTTTTCCTGAACGTGAGTTCCGCCCGCAGTGGGATCCATCACTATCTCCTGAGAATGGAAAATATCAAAGGACTGCATCTGGGAGGTTGTCTGGCCATGACACTAATGGTGTCACAATGGCATCCCAAGATACAAATTTCTTTTGCCCTGCTACCTATGCACAATTCTATTTAGACCAAAATCCTCCATTTCCTCATACTGGTGGGAGGTTAAGTGTTTCCAAAGATTCAGATGTTCAATCTACTGGTGGGAATGGACATCAAAGTAGGCATGCTAGAAGTCCTAAGCAAGATGTGGAAGAAATAGAAGCTTACAGAGCATCCTTTGGTTTCAGTGCAGATGAGATCATTACTACCACTCAGTATGTGGAGATTTCTGATGTAACAGAGGACTCATTTACCATGATGCCTTTCACCACCGGTAAGTCAACAATGGAAGAAAGCATAGAACATGCATTGATGAAAGAAGGAATCAAAGCTCAAGAGACACAAGTGCCATTTCAGAGTCTGAAAAGCCTTAGGTTAGATGCAAGTCCTGATATCAAGGAAGCACGTAATCAGATCACAGTATGTCAAGGATACAAAG ATCAAATATCGCACGAGCATTGTAACAGCAGCTCTGGGTTAAGTACACCGGATAACCATGTTGTCATGGATGACGAGGACATATTCTCGAAATTGGGATCATCCAGAATTTCCAGGAAATATCAGATGGGGTTATCATGCTCTGATGCAGAGGTTGACTATAGGAGGGGAGGAAGCTTAcgagaaagaaagggaaaaatgTGA
- the LOC112754364 gene encoding UDP-rhamnose/UDP-galactose transporter 2 codes for MENEKKASAISDVGAWAMNVVSSVGIIMANKQLMSNHGYAFSFATTLTGFHFAVTAIVGLVSNATGYSAAKHVPLWELLWFSVVANMSITGMNFSLMLNSVGFYQISKLSMIPVVCVMEWILHSKHYSREVKMSVMVVVIGVGVCTVTDVKVNLKGFVCACLAVLSTSLQQISIGSLQKKYSIGSFELLSKTAPIQALSLLILGPFIDYYLSDKLITDYNISTGATLFIVLSCSLAVFCNVSQYLCIGRFSAVSFQVLGHMKTVCVLTLGWLLFDSELTFKNIMGMIIAVVGMVIYSWAVEVEKQSSAKNLPHSKNSLTEEEIRLLKEGVENIPLKDVELGEAKG; via the exons ATGGAGAACGAGAAGAAAGCGTCGGCAATATCAGATGTGGGGGCATGGGCCATGAACGTTGTCAGCTCCGTTGGAATTATCATGGCCAACAAACAGCTCATGTCCAATCATGGCTATGCTTTCAGCTTCG CCACCACGTTAACTGGGTTCCactttgctgtaactgctattgTGGGTCTGGTGTCGAATGCTACTGGTTATTCTGCAGCAAAGCATGTCCCCTTGTGGGAGCTTCTTTGGTTTTCAGTGGTTGCCAATATGTCTATCACAGGGATGAATTTTAGCCTGATGCTCAACTCTGTTGGATTCTACCAA ATATCAAAACTAAGCATGATTCCAGTGGTTTGTGTGATGGAATGGATCCTTCACAGCAAGCACTACTCAAGGGAAGTGAAAATGTCAGTCATGGTTGTGGTTATTGGTGTTGGTGTTTGCACTGTAACTGATGTTAAAGTTAACCTCAAAGGTTTTGTATGTGCCTGTCTGGCGGTTTTATCAACATCTTTGCAGCAAATT TCAATTGGTTCTCTCCAAAAGAAATATTCAATAGGATCTTTTGAACTGCTGAGCAAGACTGCTCCTATTCAAGCCCTCTCTCTCCTTATTCTTGGTCCATTTATTGATTACTACCTCAGTGACAAATTGATAACCGACTATAACATATCCACGGGTGCCACT TTATTCATTGTTCTTTCATGCTCCCTAGCTGTATTTTGCAATGTGAGCCAGTACCTGTGCATTGGGCGCTTCTCAGCAGTTTCCTTCCAGGTTTTGGGCCACATGAAAACAGTATGTGTTCTGACGCTGGGATGGCTTCTATTTGATTCGGAGCTAACTTTCAAGAATATCATGGGAATGATTATTGCAGTTGTGGGCATGGTAATTTACAGTTGGGCAGTGGAAGTTGAAAAGCAATCAAGTGCCAAGAACCTCCCTCATTCGAAAAACAGCCTAACAGAAGAAGAAATTAGGTTATTGAAGGAAGGAGTAGAAAACATTCCTTTGAAGGATGTTGAACTTGGTGAGGCTAAAGGTTAG